From a single Lolium rigidum isolate FL_2022 chromosome 7, APGP_CSIRO_Lrig_0.1, whole genome shotgun sequence genomic region:
- the LOC124674487 gene encoding cysteine-rich receptor-like protein kinase 10 isoform X2, translating to MLGCYLALAAAAVIMLLPLAAAQPTPWRESTCASGTYAANSTYQANLGLLAAALPANVSATPAGFATATVGVVPDLISALALCRGDANASTCHACVAAGFPGAQRECPNSKDVTIYQDDCVLRFSDQRFLDFVGVNSPVRVTTVDPENLTVSAAWFTAATVALMNATVDHAVTARGNSTKKYFATGEENFDATHYPMIYGLAQCVPEMTAAQCRSCLSGFIGAMPWWLKGMPRGRVLGIWCNLRYSVNPFYTGSAMVKVSAPPAPAPATVPSVAPAEAGTGRKGRVAGISAGVACFAVMILILTVCTVIRLKRRKANKRDNAFNRMARGKCTIYEFPTLKEATGNFSEKNKLGEGGFGTVYKGNLPDGQEIAVKKLIDSTGQGLDQIRNEMLVLAQLQHKNLVRLQGFCLHQNEMLLVYEYIKNGSLDNFLFDASRRNTLNWDQEYNIILGIAKGIMYLHEDSSVRIIHRDLKANNILLDDAMDPKIADFGLARLQEGGHTQTRTTRVVGTYGYMAPEYAIHGNVSPKIDIFSFGVLALEIVTKRRNCGSDDSDTDTVNLLSDVWTCWTKGTISEMIDQSLEGRSRIQALRCIHIGLLCVQSDPDDRPDIPSIIFMLNRDDMALQPPEQPAFFFGENSNSASPPCQQGVYMYNRSEVIFEDISKNGLTITYPYPR from the exons ATGCTCGGCTGTTACCTCGCTCTCGCCGCCGCGGCGGTCATCATGCTGCTGCCGCTGGCCGCGGCACAGCCGACGCCATGGCGGGAATCGACATGCGCCAGCGGCACCTACGCAGCCAACAGCACCTACCAAGCGAACCTCGGCCTCCTCGCCGCGGCACTCCCCGCGAATGTCTCGGCCACGCCTGCTGGCTTCGCAACGGCCACCGTGGGCGTGGTGCCAGACCTGATCTCTGCGTTGGCGCTctgccgcggcgacgcaaacgccTCGACCTGCCACGCCTGCGTCGCGGCAGGGTTTCCCGGAGCGCAGCGCGAGTGCCCCAACAGCAAGGACGTGACCATCTACCAGGACGACTGCGTCCTCCGCTTCTCCGACCAGCGCTTCCTCGACTTTGTCGGCGTGAACTCGCCAGTTAGAGTGACAACCGTGGACCCGGAGAACCTCACGGTCTCAGCGGCCTGGTttaccgccgccaccgtcgcgctcATGAACGCGACCGTCGACCACGCCGTCACCGCGCGCGGCAACTCCACCAAGAAGTACTTCGCCACAGGCGAGGAGAACTTCGACGCGACGCACTACCCCATGATTTACGGGCTGGCTCAGTGCGTGCCAGAGATGACGGCGGCGCAGTGCCGGAGCTGCCTCAGTGGCTTCATCGGAGCCATGCCGTGGTGGTTGAAGGGGATGCCCAGGGGGAGAGTTCTTGGGATTTGGTGCAACCTGAGGTACAGCGTGAACCCATTCTACACAGGCAGCGCAATGGTGAAGGTTTCAGCGCCGCCGGCACCAGCACCGGCGACCGTGCCTTCAGTTGCTCCTGCAGAAGCAGGAACAG GGAGGAAAGGGAGAGTTGCAGGGATCTCTGCAGGTGTCGCTTGTTTTGCAGTGATGATATTGATTCTTACAGTTTGTACTGTCATTCGCTTGAAGAGAAGAAAGGCCAACAAGCGTGATAATG CATTTAACAGAATGGCAAGAGGGAAGTGCACTATCTACGAATTTCCTACACTAAAAGAGGCAACTGGAAACTTCTCGGAGAAGAATAAGCTTGGAGAAGGTGGTTTTGGAACAGTATATAAG GGAAACCTCCCAGATGGGCAAGAAATAGCAGTGAAGAAACTTATAGATAGTACTGGACAGGGACTAGATCAGATACGCAATGAAATGCTGGTTCTGGCGCAGCTCCAGCACAAGAACCTTGTAAGGTTACAGGGATTTTGCCTGCATCAGAATGAGATGCTACTTGTCTATGAATACATCAAGAATGGGAGCCTCGACAACTTTCTTTTTG ATGCTAGCAGAAGAAATACACTAAATTGGGATCAAGAGTACAACATAATTCTCGGGATTGCAAAGGGAATAATGTATCTTCACGAGGACTCAAGCGTAAGGATCATCCACCGGGACCTGAAGGCTAACAACATTCTGCTCGACGATGCCATGGATCCCAAGATTGCAGACTTCGGTTTAGCTAGGCTGCAAGAAGGAGGCCATACTCAAACCAGGACAACTAGAGTTGTTGGGACATA CGGGTATATGGCGCCAGAGTATGCTATACATGGAAATGTGTCTCCAAAGATTGATATTTTCAGTTTTGGTGTATTGGCGCTTGAAATTGTAACCAAGAGGAGGAACTGCGGCTCTGATGATTCCGACACGGACACGGTGAATCTCCTAAGTGAT GTATGGACTTGCTGgacaaaagggacgatatcagaAATGATTGATCAATCACTTGAAGGACGTTCCCGAATCCAGGCACTAAGATGTATCCACATTGGGTTGCTGTGTGTCCAATCAGACCCCGACGACAGGCCTGACATTCCATCCATCATTTTCATGTTGAACAGGGACGACATGGCGCTTCAGCCACCAGAACAACCTGCTTTCTTCTTCGGAGAAAACTCAAACTCAGCTTCTCCGCCATGCCAGCAAGGCGTCTACATGTACAACCGGTCGGAGGTGATCTTTGAAGACATATCGAAGAACGGGCTCACAATTACTTACCCATATCCTAGATAA
- the LOC124674487 gene encoding cysteine-rich receptor-like protein kinase 10 isoform X1 — protein MLGCYLALAAAAVIMLLPLAAAQPTPWRESTCASGTYAANSTYQANLGLLAAALPANVSATPAGFATATVGVVPDLISALALCRGDANASTCHACVAAGFPGAQRECPNSKDVTIYQDDCVLRFSDQRFLDFVGVNSPVRVTTVDPENLTVSAAWFTAATVALMNATVDHAVTARGNSTKKYFATGEENFDATHYPMIYGLAQCVPEMTAAQCRSCLSGFIGAMPWWLKGMPRGRVLGIWCNLRYSVNPFYTGSAMVKVSAPPAPAPATVPSVAPAEAGTGRKGRVAGISAGVACFAVMILILTVCTVIRLKRRKANKRDNAFNRMARGKCTIYEFPTLKEATGNFSEKNKLGEGGFGTVYKGNLPDGQEIAVKKLIDSTGQGLDQIRNEMLVLAQLQHKNLVRLQGFCLHQNEMLLVYEYIKNGSLDNFLFVDASRRNTLNWDQEYNIILGIAKGIMYLHEDSSVRIIHRDLKANNILLDDAMDPKIADFGLARLQEGGHTQTRTTRVVGTYGYMAPEYAIHGNVSPKIDIFSFGVLALEIVTKRRNCGSDDSDTDTVNLLSDVWTCWTKGTISEMIDQSLEGRSRIQALRCIHIGLLCVQSDPDDRPDIPSIIFMLNRDDMALQPPEQPAFFFGENSNSASPPCQQGVYMYNRSEVIFEDISKNGLTITYPYPR, from the exons ATGCTCGGCTGTTACCTCGCTCTCGCCGCCGCGGCGGTCATCATGCTGCTGCCGCTGGCCGCGGCACAGCCGACGCCATGGCGGGAATCGACATGCGCCAGCGGCACCTACGCAGCCAACAGCACCTACCAAGCGAACCTCGGCCTCCTCGCCGCGGCACTCCCCGCGAATGTCTCGGCCACGCCTGCTGGCTTCGCAACGGCCACCGTGGGCGTGGTGCCAGACCTGATCTCTGCGTTGGCGCTctgccgcggcgacgcaaacgccTCGACCTGCCACGCCTGCGTCGCGGCAGGGTTTCCCGGAGCGCAGCGCGAGTGCCCCAACAGCAAGGACGTGACCATCTACCAGGACGACTGCGTCCTCCGCTTCTCCGACCAGCGCTTCCTCGACTTTGTCGGCGTGAACTCGCCAGTTAGAGTGACAACCGTGGACCCGGAGAACCTCACGGTCTCAGCGGCCTGGTttaccgccgccaccgtcgcgctcATGAACGCGACCGTCGACCACGCCGTCACCGCGCGCGGCAACTCCACCAAGAAGTACTTCGCCACAGGCGAGGAGAACTTCGACGCGACGCACTACCCCATGATTTACGGGCTGGCTCAGTGCGTGCCAGAGATGACGGCGGCGCAGTGCCGGAGCTGCCTCAGTGGCTTCATCGGAGCCATGCCGTGGTGGTTGAAGGGGATGCCCAGGGGGAGAGTTCTTGGGATTTGGTGCAACCTGAGGTACAGCGTGAACCCATTCTACACAGGCAGCGCAATGGTGAAGGTTTCAGCGCCGCCGGCACCAGCACCGGCGACCGTGCCTTCAGTTGCTCCTGCAGAAGCAGGAACAG GGAGGAAAGGGAGAGTTGCAGGGATCTCTGCAGGTGTCGCTTGTTTTGCAGTGATGATATTGATTCTTACAGTTTGTACTGTCATTCGCTTGAAGAGAAGAAAGGCCAACAAGCGTGATAATG CATTTAACAGAATGGCAAGAGGGAAGTGCACTATCTACGAATTTCCTACACTAAAAGAGGCAACTGGAAACTTCTCGGAGAAGAATAAGCTTGGAGAAGGTGGTTTTGGAACAGTATATAAG GGAAACCTCCCAGATGGGCAAGAAATAGCAGTGAAGAAACTTATAGATAGTACTGGACAGGGACTAGATCAGATACGCAATGAAATGCTGGTTCTGGCGCAGCTCCAGCACAAGAACCTTGTAAGGTTACAGGGATTTTGCCTGCATCAGAATGAGATGCTACTTGTCTATGAATACATCAAGAATGGGAGCCTCGACAACTTTCTTTTTG TAGATGCTAGCAGAAGAAATACACTAAATTGGGATCAAGAGTACAACATAATTCTCGGGATTGCAAAGGGAATAATGTATCTTCACGAGGACTCAAGCGTAAGGATCATCCACCGGGACCTGAAGGCTAACAACATTCTGCTCGACGATGCCATGGATCCCAAGATTGCAGACTTCGGTTTAGCTAGGCTGCAAGAAGGAGGCCATACTCAAACCAGGACAACTAGAGTTGTTGGGACATA CGGGTATATGGCGCCAGAGTATGCTATACATGGAAATGTGTCTCCAAAGATTGATATTTTCAGTTTTGGTGTATTGGCGCTTGAAATTGTAACCAAGAGGAGGAACTGCGGCTCTGATGATTCCGACACGGACACGGTGAATCTCCTAAGTGAT GTATGGACTTGCTGgacaaaagggacgatatcagaAATGATTGATCAATCACTTGAAGGACGTTCCCGAATCCAGGCACTAAGATGTATCCACATTGGGTTGCTGTGTGTCCAATCAGACCCCGACGACAGGCCTGACATTCCATCCATCATTTTCATGTTGAACAGGGACGACATGGCGCTTCAGCCACCAGAACAACCTGCTTTCTTCTTCGGAGAAAACTCAAACTCAGCTTCTCCGCCATGCCAGCAAGGCGTCTACATGTACAACCGGTCGGAGGTGATCTTTGAAGACATATCGAAGAACGGGCTCACAATTACTTACCCATATCCTAGATAA